The nucleotide window TTCTGAAGAGGCTGTAGGTCTGCAATCTACAAGACCAGAAAAATGAAGACAATAAACAATTGAAAACAGTGGAAATTTGATTTACTGTAGAAACTGGCACTTAAGTGGCACATAAACGTTCAAAAAAAAATACAATAGAACCTGGGAACAAATAGAATACAGATTTTTCCATTCATagaaaatgtgattttgaatatcgGAATAATTACTAAAATCAAAGATCCAGTTAGATAATACAGCTACCTATGTATTGAAAATCCTGTAATTGATATCACTGCAGCAATATTTCCATGAATGGATTAAAACCATACAGACTATTCAGTCTTAAATTAATGAATCATAAATTGATAGAACTGTATAACAAGTCCCCATCAAAatgtaaaatgcaaaatttgacATTGACGTCATGATTCTGATGATCCATCAAAAGCAAGGGTGCAGAgtgtaatttttttctttccagGAAGCCAAAAAGAGAGGATGTGATATAATGCGCAGCAATTGTACTTTTAATCAATCCTCTCAATCAATTCATTTTCTGATAAGAGCGAGCATGCTTAAGAAGAATTACAAGTCAGAATCTGAATGGAAATGATATTTGCTATGGAGTAATTTTTCatacaatttcttctttaaaagaCATACCACTAGATAAAATGACAAAGAACGATAGTATCACGTATAGTTTTGTATCGTACATAATATAAACCAACTAGTCGAATCTTAGTTCAATCACATAATAGAATTAATCCTCAAATTGGCAGTTAACAACAACAAcacgaaaataaaaataaaatatgtttttattaatattagAATCAGATGTATCTAAGATAGCAGGTGATTATATCCATACATCAAAGAACAATTCAGCTAACTCATACAAGAATCTGACAAGACACAAATGCATCAGTAACGTACTAAATATGAAAAGATATTCATTCAATGCAGATTACCTTCATTTCAATTTCAGATAACCTCTTCTGATGACCTGCAAGTTTTGATTCACACTCTGCTAAATCATGAAGTTGTCTAAGCAGATCATCCCCCCCCCCTGTGAAAAAGGTCTCAATTTTCAAACCTCTTAATTTACACAAATAAGTACTTGGATACAATTACTTAGGACAAGTTATAAGAAGAAAAACAGTCactttctaaaaaaaatttaaacatccaCTCCAACCTTTCCAAAAGCAGAATGAAACCTCAAGTTTCAGAGGAAAAAAAGAGTGAAGAAAGGACAAATACTAAAATACTTTACGAGAATAAATAACCATGTACCTGCGGCTTCCACCAGTCAAAAGACCACTAGGTTGAAATATATCACCTTCAAGGGTGACACTAGGAGCGCGAATTTCCCTATTAAAAGCAACCTGCAATGCGTTgagttgaaaagaaaagaaaccatACATGAATTGACAGCTAATATTGTTTTCAGGTGACAAATAAAGGTAAAACTTAGACATGAGCTCTAGCCAAATAAGAGAATAGTGAATCGTTTCACATTGTTTAAAGAACCACATATGAAAGTATTCAGATGGACATGCCTCCTTTGCAGCATCAGTAGTTTTACAAACAAAAGTAGCTCCAAATACATACTCCATAGCACTCTGCAGGACCATTCAAAACTTCAGAATAAGACatcaaacaaaataaaagttaccAATATTTCCATCCCGGCTACTTAAAAAGCTCCAAAAGCATGTATAGCTCAATTAATCGAATTTAAGCACCACATTATAAATTACATTAAGCATACATCAGAAATTTCTAATAGGCATCATGCAGCAGGAGGTTTAACAAATAAAATAGCATCATGAAAACATACCTCCAATTCCTCATCATAACCAACCAAAGAAAGTGCCAGCTTTGCATTCTCCTTGCCAACCTGCCAATGCGAACATTAAATCAGAACAGAGAAAGAGAgactcaaaaagaaaaagaacaaagacAAAAACAAGAGACCAATTTCATAGCAGCCTGATGAACCCTTGGATGGACAGTACTAGGTTGGATTTTGTTTAATGGTATAATTGTTACTCTTCTTCGTAGATCACCATTCTGAAGCAACTGCTTTCCAGTATTTTCGGTGTCAACTACCACATTAAATAACTTCCCACCAGCAGAAACCTACAAATTGATTTAAAGAGTTACCATATAAATTTGATGGTAGGCTAGAAATATATCATTTATATGTTGTCAACCTCTAAGGCTGCCATTGCTGAGCTATCCTTCACTTTTATCAGTTTTACAACCACTCCTTTCACCTTTGACCTATCAAAATTTTTCACAGGATCACAATAAGTGAACTGAACATTTGCTAGCTGTGCTGAAAGATCTTGTACTGTGTCTTTCAACTTCTGGATGAGGTCCAACATAATTGCACAGTCCTAGATAAATTTGTCCATTAAAAACAATTTAGCCAAAAGAAAATTCATGGACATTCCACACTGGAGAAAGAAACATATAAGGAACCTTCTGCAAAGTTTCCATCTGGCCTTCTTTGTGTGGAAGAGATTCCAATTCAATTTTAACTTTTTCCAGATCTTTTCTCCTAGAATTAAGCTCATTCTCCACCTCAAGTGCTTCATCACGCTTTGACATTAATTGATGCCTTTTCTCTTCCAGCTCTTTTCCACAATGGCTAATTTTCGTTCTCAGCTGTTTCAATTCTGTTTCAGCAGCCCCAACTGCAACCTTAGCATCACCTAGTTGATCTGCAAGGCATTTCTCCTCATTGCCACTGTTCTTGCCAGCTACGATAGCCTGCCATTTTAATGACAGAAAAATTCCTCAGTAAACTTGGTTTACTAGTTAACGCaagaaatataatatttattgtttataaaaaaaattcacatATGAAGGTGGTTACCTGGTATTCCTTTTCATGCTCTTTGAAACTCTTAGAAAGGTCCTCAACTCTCTTTTTCAGATCAGCTGCTCCTTCTTTAGACTTTTGCACAGCAACGGCTTTCTCTTCTATAGACTGCTTCAAAACTTCAATATAGTGAATAATCTGCAACAGAAAATAAGAAATACAAGTAATTTACATGAAAACAAGATAAAGATTAAACAAATTGAACAGAAGATAAACAGATGCTTGAGCTGATGCTTATAAAGCAGCAGAGGTCGGGACAATAAATCAATAACCTTTTCAGCATTTTCTTTCTCACCCTTGAGAGTATCCTCCTTGCTATTCAGCACAGAAACTTCCTGCACAAGTTTCTTAGATAAGGAATCTACTTCATCTGATAAAGCTTTAACTTCCCCACCCAAATTAGCTTCCTGTTCAGCAGTCAACTTCGATATGTTAGTCTCCATATCTTGAATTTCCACCTTTACCCTTTCTGTATCATTATCTATTTCGGTGATCTTTGCCTTCAATCTTTGGACTTCACCAACCGCACTATCTCTAATCCTCTTTGCTTCAACGTAATCATAAGCAACGCAAAATCTTTTAAGTCTATCCAGCTCAACATTCCCATTAGACCATTGCACATACTGCATCCGTTCTTTCCTTAACTTCTCCAAAGCAGGCAGTATTTCCTCATCAAGAAGCTTATTAATCTCATCAACCTTACTTTGTTTCTTATCAAGTGTTTTTAACACAAACTCTGTCTTTGTTTCATACATCCTCGTCCCGGAACGGAGGCTTCATATGCAAAACCTTGGTGATCCGACCTTGCATTATGACGAAATACGGATTGTTAACATTAAGTTGAACCGAATGGAAGAGATTCTGCACTTGACTCGGCTGCGCAAGTTTTCCGTTGATCAAATATTTGTTCCTTCCACCAACCACAATCTACGAAGGTTTCAATAAGATTTTCAATTTTAAAAGATAGAGATAAACATGGGATTTGCAGCAATATTTCAAACTGAAACAAAATCATAGctgaaataaagaaaagaagaagacaaTTACGCATCACCTACTTGTCGAGTTACAGTGATTTCAGAGTGCTCCTCGTAACCGAGTGGACTCCGGGATCTATCGGAATTATCAAAGATAATGGAGACAGTGGCCTTGGTAATTCCGGCTTGGCCTTGCTTGTAAACGAGCTCTTGGAGATTGGCAGCACGAACTTGTTGCAAATTAGTGATCCCTAAAACAAAGCATATGGAGCCGAGGATGTTGGATTTCCCAGAGCCGTTTAAACCGGTTATGGAATTAAAGAAAGGATCGAAACCAGGGACCAGGGTCCTCGATGCATAGGACTTGAACCCTTCCAAACATATTTCCTTGATGTACATCGCGCCTTAAATTCAGGGACTCATAGAAAGAATACTCtagaatttgaaagaaaagaaaatcgcaTGAAATTGTGGAGGAAGTAACGGTAGATGCGGTGATTAGATTCACTTTTGGAGCGAAAAGCGAGGGAGGGAGTGTGTTCTGAGTTTGGAGCCGACGTACTCGGTAAGAGGAAACGGCGTCGGAGATTGAAACGGTGGTTTTTCAGAATTTCGAAAGTCAGCGTTTGAGATACTGGGTTGGTGGTGTTGATGATGAAACTGACCGAACCAAAGGGCGGGAAACGGATGTGCCCATTGATTTTTCGAAATCTGACGGATGAGGAAgccaagtgtttttttttttacaattttatcccaattattaggtgattttttaagaaaataacaataaaaattaatgaattgaaCTCTCTCCATTTTTGTATATTGTTTAACTAACATTGCAACTTTATCTATTTTTCATTATAAGTTTtggaaaattaatatttaatcttttattttacattttattttatttttgttttagggATAATAATGACTATTAAATTTATCATTGCTCCATAATTGACATGTTTTGCTCCACTCCTTTATGAATGTATAATTTTGACAACCACTATCATTTTCATAGGTTATGGATACATTCATCTCCACCTCTTAcgcttcaatttaatttttactatttgtttttaataatttctattttttaaatcaagtaaacatttaaacataatatatttttccattttaaattattataattttacccttttaataattttatacgaATCAAGGCAAGTAATTACCTTAATTGCTACATACCCAATATTCAAAAGAAAAATTCACCCCGCTCTACATCCACCTTTCAAACATCCACCTTtcaaaaaaataacaaatattacattttattgcCCTCATGATGGGATAAAACAAATTAATActgaattatatttataaaaaaattattcaacgttaaaaatatttataaataagttGTCTTTAGGCTTTAGACATTATATTTAGTTGTTTAATTTAAGCATTTGATATAAAAATAGTGAAagacaattattattattatattaatatttataattttattaaaattaatttataatataattatttta belongs to Gossypium arboreum isolate Shixiya-1 chromosome 7, ASM2569848v2, whole genome shotgun sequence and includes:
- the LOC108471396 gene encoding LOW QUALITY PROTEIN: structural maintenance of chromosomes protein 2-1 (The sequence of the model RefSeq protein was modified relative to this genomic sequence to represent the inferred CDS: inserted 4 bases in 3 codons) translates to MYIKEICLEGFKSYASRTLVPGFDPFFNSITGLNGSGKSNILGSICFVLGITNLQQVRAANLQELVYKQGQAGITKATVSIIFDNSDRSRSPLGYEEHSEITVTRQIVVGGRNKYLINGKLAQPSQVQNLFHSVQLNVNNPYFVIMQGRITKVLHMKPPXSGTRMYETKTEFVLKTLDKKQSKVDEINKLLDEEILPALEKLRKERMQYVQWSNGNVELDRLKRFCVAYDYVEAKRIRDSAVGEVQRLKAKITEIDNDTERVKVEIQDMETNISKLTAEQEANLGGEVKALSDEVDSLSKKLVQEVSVLNSKEDTLKGEKENAEKIIHYIEVLKQSIEEKAVAVQKSKEGAADLKKRVEDLSKSFKEHEKEYQAIVAGKNSGNEEKCLADQLGDAKVAVGAAETELKQLRTKISHCGKELEEKRHQLMSKRDEALEVENELNSRRKDLEKVKIELESLPHKEGQMETLQKDCAIMLDLIQKLKDTVQDLSAQLANVQFTYCDPVKNFDRSKVKGVVVKLIKVKDSSAMAALEVSAGGKLFNVVVDTENTGKQLLQNGDLRRRVTIIPLNKIQPSTVHPRVHQAAMKLVGKENAKLALSLVGYDEELESAMEYVFGATFVCKTTDAAKEVAFNREIRAPSVTLEGDIFQPSGLLTGGSRRYMTFFTGGGDDLLRQLHDLAECESKLAGHQKRLSEIEMKIADLQPLQKRFMHLKAQLELKTHDLSLFQNRAKKNEHLKEHENEIEMLVMEREAVKQEQSSLESQLASLRTQIYNLNLEVEEQLAKVDTLNKDHDQLQSELDSIRLKSKECDSQISSIVKEQQKLQLKLSDIKLERKRLDNEVKQTERVQKDCSMKVDKLIEKHAWVATERQFFGKGGTDYDFASCDPLKTREELDKLQAEQSSLGKRVNKKVVAMFEKAEDEYNNLMSKKNTVENDKSKIKKTLEELDEKKKETLKVTLVKVNKDFGSIFSTLLPGAMAKLEPPEGCSFLDGLEVRVAFGDVWKQSLSELSGGXRSLLALSLILALLLFNSAPFYILDEIDAXIDLSHTQNIGRMIKAHFPQSQFIVVSLKEGMFNNANVLFRTKFMNGVSTVQRTVASKPSR